From a region of the Paenibacillus sp. R14(2021) genome:
- a CDS encoding substrate-binding domain-containing protein translates to MKKLLMVYIVLIGTLMVYLYMAFVRGDDSGLLNESEGLHGSMDQKYVMVNFLTGIDYWKNGLKGFEDAAEALGVSVEYRGSTQYDVQEEVMVLEQVIARNPAGIAVSAINSEALNAAINKAVDAGIPVVMFDSDAPDSKAYSFLGTDNYKAGVTAAHKMAELTGGIGKIGIITHPNQLNLQERTRGFEETIRASYPDLKLAGVEDGKGDQLVSEQKAVQLLARNPDLKGIFVTEANGGVGAGNAILRGAKLNQVRVISFDTDKGTLDMVKSGTIAATIAQGTWNMGYWSLMQLFHLRNDIVEPKANWRGSNISPVPVYVDTGVTVVTKADVDHYYAK, encoded by the coding sequence TTGAAGAAGCTGCTGATGGTGTACATCGTGCTGATTGGAACGCTGATGGTCTACTTGTACATGGCTTTCGTCCGGGGCGATGACAGCGGATTGTTGAACGAATCGGAAGGCTTGCATGGCTCGATGGATCAGAAATATGTCATGGTCAATTTCTTGACGGGGATCGACTATTGGAAGAATGGGCTCAAAGGGTTCGAGGATGCGGCGGAGGCGCTCGGCGTATCGGTCGAATACCGCGGTTCCACGCAGTACGACGTGCAGGAAGAAGTCATGGTGCTCGAGCAAGTCATCGCGCGGAATCCCGCTGGCATCGCCGTCAGCGCGATTAATTCGGAAGCGCTTAACGCGGCGATTAACAAGGCGGTAGATGCCGGCATTCCAGTCGTTATGTTCGATTCGGACGCGCCGGACAGCAAGGCATATTCGTTTCTCGGCACCGATAATTACAAGGCCGGTGTGACCGCCGCGCACAAGATGGCCGAGCTGACGGGCGGAATCGGCAAAATCGGCATCATAACGCATCCCAATCAATTGAATTTACAGGAACGCACGCGAGGATTCGAGGAAACGATCCGTGCCTCATATCCGGACTTGAAGCTGGCGGGAGTCGAGGACGGGAAGGGCGATCAATTGGTGTCTGAACAGAAAGCCGTCCAGCTGCTTGCGCGTAATCCGGATCTCAAGGGTATCTTCGTGACGGAAGCCAATGGAGGCGTCGGAGCGGGCAATGCCATTCTTCGAGGGGCCAAGCTGAATCAGGTGCGCGTCATCAGCTTCGATACGGACAAAGGGACGCTGGATATGGTAAAGAGCGGCACGATTGCGGCCACGATCGCCCAAGGTACGTGGAACATGGGGTACTGGTCGCTGATGCAGCTCTTCCATCTGCGCAACGATATCGTCGAGCCGAAGGCCAATTGGCGCGGGTCGAATATTTCTCCCGTACCGGTCTACGTGGACACGGGCGTAACGGTCGTTACAAAAGCCGATGTCGATCACTACTATGCCAAATAA
- the chvE gene encoding multiple monosaccharide ABC transporter substrate-binding protein, whose translation MKKSLTLIVLSVLVLLLAACGSSTKNNTEPASTTTNNAKTDTDSGGSTDSSAKGSIGISMPTKSSERWVGDGANMKKEFETLGYSVDLQYAEDVIENQVSQIENMITKGAKVLVIAAIDGESLTDVLQKAADQKIQVIAYDRLIKNTEHVTYYATFDNFKVGVLQASYLEKKLGLKDGKGPFNIELFAGSPDDNNAYFFFDGAMSVLQPYIDNGKLVVKSGQTKMEQVATLRWDGATAQARMDNLLSANYASDTVHAVLSPYDGISIGIISSLKGVGYGSADKPMPVISGQDAEVASVKSIIAGEQTSTIFKDTRELAKVAVGMAEAIIEGKEAKVNDTKTYNNGVKIVPSFLLEPVSVDKENYKQVLVDSGYYTEDELK comes from the coding sequence ATGAAGAAATCACTTACGCTCATCGTCTTGTCTGTACTGGTACTGCTCCTTGCCGCATGCGGCAGCAGCACCAAGAACAATACGGAGCCGGCCAGCACGACGACGAATAACGCGAAAACGGACACGGACAGCGGCGGAAGCACGGATAGCAGCGCCAAAGGCAGCATCGGCATCTCCATGCCGACCAAGTCCTCCGAGCGCTGGGTAGGCGATGGCGCCAACATGAAAAAGGAATTCGAGACGCTCGGTTACAGCGTCGACCTCCAGTATGCGGAGGATGTGATCGAGAATCAAGTCTCCCAGATCGAGAACATGATTACTAAAGGCGCGAAGGTTCTGGTCATCGCAGCCATCGACGGCGAGTCACTGACGGACGTGCTTCAGAAGGCAGCCGACCAGAAGATTCAAGTCATCGCATACGACCGTCTGATCAAGAACACAGAGCATGTCACCTACTACGCCACGTTTGATAACTTCAAGGTCGGCGTGCTGCAGGCGTCATACCTGGAGAAGAAGCTGGGCCTGAAGGACGGCAAAGGACCATTCAATATCGAGCTGTTCGCCGGCTCTCCCGACGATAACAATGCTTACTTCTTCTTCGACGGCGCTATGTCCGTGCTTCAGCCGTACATCGACAACGGCAAGCTGGTCGTGAAGAGCGGCCAGACCAAGATGGAACAAGTAGCCACGCTTCGCTGGGATGGCGCGACGGCGCAAGCCCGCATGGATAATCTGCTGAGCGCGAACTACGCGAGCGACACGGTCCACGCGGTACTGTCTCCGTACGACGGTATCAGCATCGGCATCATCTCTTCCTTGAAAGGCGTAGGCTACGGATCTGCCGACAAGCCAATGCCAGTCATCAGCGGCCAGGATGCCGAGGTGGCATCGGTTAAATCCATTATTGCCGGCGAGCAAACCTCGACGATCTTCAAGGATACGCGCGAGCTGGCGAAAGTCGCGGTCGGCATGGCGGAGGCGATCATTGAAGGCAAGGAAGCGAAAGTCAACGATACGAAAACGTACAATAACGGCGTGAAAATCGTACCTTCGTTCCTGCTCGAGCCAGTGTCGGTCGACAAGGAGAACTACAAGCAAGTACTCGTCGATTCCGGCTATTACACAGAAGACGAATTGAAATAA
- the mmsA gene encoding multiple monosaccharide ABC transporter ATP-binding protein: MTEIILEMRGITKTFPGVKALENVNFKVREGEIHALMGENGAGKSTLMKVLSGVYPHGSYEGDILFKGKACEFKNIRNSEQLGIVIIHQELALIPQLSVAENIFLGNEQASGGIIDWNQTILRTRELLDMVGLTESPNTQAGTMGVGKQQLVEIAKALSKKVKLLILDEPTAALNEEDSENLLQLMLSFKAQGITSILISHKLNEIMKVADSITILRDGKSIETLNVKEDRITEDRIIKGMVGRDLTHRYPERVPAIGDVLFEVRNWQVYHPMQADRKVIDNVNFNVRQGEIVGIAGLMGAGRTELAMSVFGQAYGKKISGQLFKNGREIKLPSIGDAIDQGIAYVTEDRKEYGLILMEDIKRNTTLANLDGIAKWFVVNDYREHHEAESFRKKLNIKTPSIHQKTGNLSGGNQQKVVLSKWIFTGPDLLILDEPTRGIDVGAKYEIYTIIHQLAAQGKGILMISSELPELLGMCDRIYVMSEGSFTGEVSRKEANQETLMKYMTTSRR, from the coding sequence TTGACGGAGATCATATTGGAAATGAGAGGAATCACCAAAACCTTTCCGGGCGTTAAGGCGCTCGAAAACGTAAATTTCAAAGTGCGAGAAGGCGAAATTCATGCGTTGATGGGTGAGAACGGAGCGGGCAAATCCACATTGATGAAGGTGCTCTCCGGCGTATATCCGCACGGCTCTTATGAGGGCGACATTTTATTCAAGGGCAAAGCCTGCGAATTTAAAAATATTCGGAACAGCGAGCAGTTGGGCATTGTCATTATTCATCAGGAGCTGGCGCTTATTCCGCAGCTTTCCGTGGCGGAAAATATTTTTCTCGGCAACGAACAGGCAAGCGGGGGCATCATCGACTGGAACCAGACGATCTTGCGTACCCGGGAGCTGCTGGACATGGTAGGGTTGACTGAATCGCCAAACACGCAGGCCGGAACGATGGGCGTGGGCAAGCAGCAGTTGGTCGAGATCGCCAAGGCGCTGTCGAAGAAAGTGAAGCTGCTGATTCTGGATGAGCCCACGGCGGCGCTGAATGAAGAAGACAGCGAGAATCTGCTGCAATTAATGCTTTCGTTCAAGGCGCAGGGGATTACGTCGATTCTCATTTCGCATAAGCTGAACGAAATTATGAAGGTAGCCGACTCGATCACGATTCTGCGGGACGGCAAATCGATCGAGACTCTGAACGTGAAGGAAGACCGGATCACAGAGGACCGGATTATTAAAGGGATGGTGGGCCGCGACTTGACGCACCGCTATCCAGAACGCGTGCCGGCGATCGGCGACGTGCTGTTCGAGGTCAGAAACTGGCAAGTCTATCATCCCATGCAGGCGGATCGCAAAGTCATCGACAATGTGAACTTCAACGTCAGGCAAGGCGAAATCGTGGGAATTGCAGGCTTGATGGGGGCCGGACGCACGGAGCTTGCGATGAGTGTGTTCGGACAGGCGTACGGCAAAAAAATCAGCGGCCAATTGTTCAAGAACGGCCGCGAAATCAAGCTGCCCAGCATCGGCGATGCGATCGATCAGGGCATCGCGTACGTGACGGAGGACCGCAAGGAATACGGCCTGATCCTAATGGAGGACATCAAGCGCAATACAACGCTCGCGAACCTGGACGGCATTGCCAAGTGGTTCGTCGTGAATGACTACAGGGAGCATCACGAGGCGGAGAGCTTCCGGAAGAAGCTGAATATCAAGACGCCGAGCATTCATCAGAAGACGGGCAATCTGAGCGGTGGCAACCAGCAGAAGGTCGTGCTGAGCAAATGGATCTTTACGGGGCCGGATTTACTTATCTTGGACGAGCCGACACGCGGCATCGACGTCGGGGCCAAGTATGAAATCTATACGATCATCCACCAATTGGCCGCGCAAGGCAAAGGCATTCTGATGATCTCCTCCGAGCTGCCAGAGCTCCTAGGCATGTGCGATCGCATCTATGTTATGAGCGAGGGCAGCTTCACGGGCGAAGTTTCGAGAAAAGAAGCGAATCAGGAAACACTGATGAAATATATGACAACAAGCAGGAGGTAG
- a CDS encoding response regulator, with protein sequence MARTWKVVIADDERIIREGIRSSIPWEALNLEVAGEAEDGEEALELAIAHHVHLILVDLSMPIMNGLTLIKRLREQLPKCKIVIITGHDEFAYAQEAIKLEVDDYVLKPVNPGALEALLRKLVQKLEATMINDDLLHMASKQIEKNFDLLRERFCLEWLKGELEEEEITGQLSFLQMPVEPPDIVGVIRWTEQSKGKTFYNEKDRQLLLFAIENIAEELLRGFPLVHFRDEVGLIVLFIWGDAREAVLKEIEISVARYLRITIAASYDSETGEGIASRYAEAKACVNRETRLTPFVRRTKEVIAERYADQSLSLEGVAGEMNVSAVYLSRLFKQEMGAAFIRYLTQTRMKEAIRLLSETDLAIHEIAERTGYESQHYFSTAFKKATGLPPNQYRKKVN encoded by the coding sequence ATGGCAAGGACTTGGAAAGTAGTCATAGCGGATGACGAGCGGATCATTCGCGAAGGCATTCGCAGCTCGATTCCGTGGGAGGCGCTGAATCTGGAGGTCGCGGGGGAGGCCGAGGACGGCGAAGAAGCGCTGGAGCTGGCAATCGCGCATCACGTGCATCTCATCTTGGTGGATTTGAGCATGCCGATCATGAACGGACTGACCTTGATCAAGCGCCTGCGCGAGCAGCTGCCCAAGTGCAAAATCGTGATCATTACCGGGCATGATGAATTTGCCTATGCGCAGGAGGCGATTAAGCTTGAGGTCGATGATTACGTCTTGAAGCCGGTCAACCCCGGAGCACTGGAAGCACTGCTGCGTAAGCTCGTCCAGAAGCTGGAAGCGACGATGATCAACGACGATCTGCTGCACATGGCTTCCAAGCAAATCGAGAAGAATTTCGATCTGCTGCGCGAGCGCTTCTGTTTGGAGTGGCTGAAGGGCGAGCTGGAGGAGGAAGAAATTACGGGACAGCTTTCCTTTCTGCAGATGCCCGTCGAGCCGCCGGACATTGTGGGCGTGATCCGTTGGACCGAGCAGTCGAAAGGGAAGACGTTCTACAACGAGAAAGACCGGCAGCTGCTTCTGTTTGCGATCGAGAATATCGCAGAGGAGCTGCTGCGCGGCTTCCCGCTCGTGCATTTCAGGGATGAGGTCGGGCTGATCGTGCTGTTCATCTGGGGAGACGCAAGAGAAGCCGTCTTGAAGGAAATCGAGATCTCGGTCGCAAGATATCTTCGGATCACGATTGCGGCCAGCTACGATTCGGAAACCGGGGAGGGCATCGCATCGCGCTATGCCGAGGCGAAAGCGTGCGTGAACCGGGAGACGCGGCTCACGCCGTTCGTCCGCCGGACGAAAGAGGTGATCGCCGAGCGCTACGCCGACCAGAGCTTGTCGCTTGAAGGCGTAGCGGGCGAGATGAACGTATCCGCCGTGTATTTAAGCCGGCTGTTTAAACAGGAAATGGGTGCCGCGTTTATTCGATATTTGACACAAACGCGAATGAAAGAAGCCATCCGGCTGCTCAGCGAGACGGACCTCGCCATTCACGAAATTGCGGAGCGGACGGGCTATGAATCGCAGCACTATTTCAGTACGGCGTTTAAGAAAGCGACTGGACTGCCTCCGAACCAGTATAGGAAGAAGGTTAATTGA
- a CDS encoding ABC transporter ATP-binding protein gives MSRKVILSVKDLHQHFRVDRKTTVRAVNGVSFEIYEGETFSIVGESGSGKSTLGRALIRIYDYQQGEVTFLGEKISGPLKKDKEKFLRRNMQMIFQDPMASLNPRKTILDIVAFGLDVNGLSRTPEERKQRVIDVLESVGLSGSVINRYPHQFSGGQRQRIGISRALVMEPKFIIADEIISALDVSIQAQVINLMKKLQQQYKLTYMFIAHDLSMVRSISDRVAVMHLGHIVELGNVKDIYENPVHPYTRSLLSSIPTHDPIREKTRVRQRYNKHDINYADAVIHQVSDTHQVLASEKHWELWREKRYDGYLV, from the coding sequence ATGAGCCGTAAGGTAATACTATCCGTTAAAGATTTACATCAGCATTTTCGAGTGGATCGGAAAACGACCGTGCGCGCCGTAAACGGTGTGTCTTTTGAAATTTATGAGGGCGAAACCTTCAGTATTGTCGGTGAAAGCGGAAGCGGCAAAAGCACGCTCGGGCGTGCATTGATCCGCATCTATGACTATCAGCAGGGCGAAGTCACCTTTCTTGGCGAGAAGATATCCGGTCCGCTGAAAAAGGATAAAGAAAAATTCCTAAGAAGAAACATGCAGATGATCTTCCAGGATCCCATGGCCTCCTTGAATCCAAGGAAAACCATTTTGGATATCGTTGCATTCGGATTAGATGTAAATGGGCTGAGCCGGACGCCTGAGGAAAGAAAACAGCGCGTTATCGATGTTTTGGAAAGCGTTGGATTGTCCGGTTCCGTCATCAATCGTTATCCGCATCAATTCTCCGGCGGACAGCGGCAGCGAATCGGCATTTCAAGAGCCTTAGTCATGGAGCCTAAGTTTATCATTGCTGATGAAATTATTTCGGCTTTGGATGTATCTATTCAAGCGCAAGTCATTAATCTCATGAAAAAACTGCAGCAGCAATACAAGCTCACGTATATGTTCATTGCTCACGATTTATCCATGGTACGATCCATTTCGGACAGAGTAGCCGTTATGCACCTGGGTCATATTGTTGAGCTCGGGAATGTAAAGGATATCTATGAAAACCCGGTTCATCCTTACACGAGGTCATTGCTATCTTCCATTCCAACACACGATCCAATACGTGAAAAGACGAGAGTTCGCCAGCGTTATAATAAGCATGATATTAATTATGCCGATGCTGTGATTCATCAGGTTAGCGATACGCATCAGGTGCTTGCGTCAGAAAAACATTGGGAGCTTTGGAGAGAAAAACGTTATGACGGCTATTTAGTATAA
- the mmsB gene encoding multiple monosaccharide ABC transporter permease, translating to MEMAVKLVRSNFRQYGMFVALVLIMLLFQFLSDGILLKPLNITNLILQNSYILILAIGMLLVIITGHIDLSVGSVAAFVGAVSSIMMVKHGMSFVLAMVLSLLFGAIVGAWQGFWVAYVRIPSFIVTLAGMLLFRGLTMLVLNGKSVAPFPDAFRSISTGFLPDIPGHWNMHALTLLIGVVLSVLVVMMDWRSRIVQQRYNLEVVPISFFVLKLAAIAVVINLLSYVLASYKGLPNILVLLFVLVALYTFIMRKTVMGRHIYALGGNEKAARLSGVKTKKMTFLVFVNMGVLAALAGLVFAARLNAATPKAGVNFELDAIAAAFIGGASATGGVGTVIGAIVGGLVMGVMNNGMSLIGLGIDYQQGIKGLVLLLAVAFDLYNKNKSA from the coding sequence ATGGAAATGGCAGTTAAATTAGTCCGCAGCAATTTTCGGCAATACGGCATGTTCGTTGCATTAGTCTTGATCATGCTTCTCTTTCAATTCCTCTCGGATGGGATTTTGTTGAAACCGCTTAACATTACGAACCTCATTTTGCAGAACAGCTACATTCTGATTCTCGCGATCGGCATGCTGCTCGTCATTATTACAGGCCATATCGATCTGTCCGTCGGATCAGTTGCCGCCTTCGTCGGCGCAGTATCCTCGATCATGATGGTTAAGCACGGGATGTCGTTTGTGCTGGCCATGGTCCTGTCGCTGCTGTTCGGCGCGATCGTCGGCGCTTGGCAGGGATTCTGGGTCGCCTACGTGCGGATTCCGTCTTTTATCGTCACGCTGGCAGGCATGCTGCTGTTCCGCGGACTGACGATGCTGGTCCTAAACGGCAAGTCGGTCGCGCCTTTCCCCGATGCTTTCCGCTCAATCAGTACGGGATTCCTCCCGGATATCCCAGGACATTGGAATATGCATGCGCTGACGCTGCTCATCGGCGTTGTATTGTCCGTGCTCGTTGTCATGATGGATTGGCGTTCGCGCATCGTACAGCAGCGGTATAATCTAGAGGTTGTGCCCATATCGTTCTTCGTGCTGAAGCTGGCGGCGATTGCAGTCGTAATTAACCTGCTTTCGTACGTGCTCGCATCGTACAAAGGGCTGCCGAACATCCTCGTCTTGCTCTTCGTACTGGTCGCGCTGTATACGTTCATCATGCGCAAGACGGTCATGGGCCGCCATATATATGCGCTCGGAGGCAACGAGAAAGCCGCTAGGCTATCCGGCGTCAAGACGAAGAAAATGACGTTCCTCGTATTCGTCAATATGGGCGTGCTTGCGGCATTAGCCGGTCTCGTATTCGCAGCAAGATTGAACGCGGCAACGCCGAAGGCCGGCGTCAATTTCGAGCTAGACGCGATCGCGGCTGCATTCATTGGCGGGGCATCCGCGACCGGCGGCGTCGGCACGGTCATCGGGGCGATCGTCGGGGGCCTTGTCATGGGCGTTATGAACAACGGGATGTCGCTGATCGGACTTGGGATTGACTACCAGCAGGGGATCAAGGGGCTAGTGCTTCTTCTCGCCGTGGCATTCGACTTGTACAACAAGAACAAGTCGGCGTAA
- a CDS encoding sensor histidine kinase has translation MKQLQRWFQLNNWSIRYKLIFHFLLISIVPSMGIGLLMGWTANGIVEKQVNSHTTQLIDSVNKSLDTYAGNIQNISYFIAMDPEIQSFLREGESAIDDDGERYRMSKFLQSFTTLYSEVAGIIVVRANGDYFSNEMYARTGKSLTEESWYQEAVQAKGIFKIIGHPAGRNVTTHANYKESEVVSVVRAIQNPDTQRTEGVVLIDLKLRVIAETVRDVRLGKSGFLMVVNDEGERIYMPRNANLGSADLKQLSGQSSGTFSQTVNGRRLQFTYQKSPFTNWTTVGVFAVSDSAQEIKDINLYLVAFVSIVCMLGIAASYYLSHSISRPISQLTSFMRKVEEGNMTIRIPVEREDEMGVLGRSFNKMLSQITRLISQVREEQQLKREAELRSLQAHIQPHFLYNTLDTIQWLARKDGAQEATEMVETLSKLFRLGLSKGQEFISLADEIEHIRSYLKIQQTRYKEKLNYRIDMDENCGDMPVLKLILQPIVENAIYHGIKERRGPGLVEVRASVAGGMLNLTVRDDGAGMKEERLEALRATLEAVSAPAVAAGSSEATEAGRRLNGLSASYGLWNVQERIRLSFGESYGITLESKEKAGTIVTIKHPIQLRKEETAHGKDLESSHSG, from the coding sequence ATGAAACAGCTGCAGCGATGGTTTCAGCTTAATAATTGGTCGATTCGATACAAGCTCATTTTTCATTTTCTGCTGATCAGCATCGTTCCGTCTATGGGCATCGGTCTTCTAATGGGCTGGACGGCGAACGGCATCGTCGAGAAGCAGGTCAACAGCCATACGACGCAGCTGATTGACAGCGTTAACAAATCGCTGGATACCTACGCTGGCAACATTCAGAATATCTCGTACTTTATTGCGATGGATCCCGAAATCCAGTCCTTTCTGCGCGAGGGCGAATCCGCGATTGACGATGACGGCGAGCGGTATCGCATGTCCAAATTTCTGCAGAGCTTCACGACGCTGTATTCGGAAGTGGCCGGCATTATCGTCGTGCGAGCGAACGGGGATTATTTCAGTAATGAAATGTATGCGAGGACGGGCAAGAGCCTGACGGAGGAAAGCTGGTACCAGGAAGCCGTCCAAGCGAAGGGTATATTCAAAATCATCGGACATCCCGCCGGGCGTAATGTAACGACGCACGCGAATTACAAGGAGAGCGAGGTCGTCTCCGTCGTGCGGGCGATCCAGAATCCGGACACGCAGCGTACCGAAGGCGTCGTCTTGATCGATCTCAAGCTGCGGGTTATTGCCGAAACGGTCCGCGACGTGAGACTCGGCAAATCAGGTTTCCTCATGGTCGTCAACGACGAAGGGGAACGGATCTACATGCCGCGCAACGCGAATCTTGGATCGGCGGATCTGAAGCAGCTTAGCGGCCAGTCGTCCGGGACGTTCTCGCAGACGGTGAACGGCAGGCGCTTGCAGTTCACCTATCAGAAGTCTCCCTTTACGAACTGGACGACGGTCGGCGTATTCGCCGTATCGGACAGCGCTCAGGAAATCAAAGATATTAATTTGTATTTGGTCGCGTTCGTGTCTATCGTGTGCATGCTTGGCATCGCCGCTTCTTATTATTTGTCGCATTCGATCTCGCGGCCGATTTCACAATTGACCTCGTTCATGCGCAAGGTCGAGGAAGGCAATATGACCATTCGAATTCCCGTCGAACGCGAGGACGAGATGGGCGTGCTGGGTCGCAGCTTCAACAAGATGCTGTCGCAAATCACGCGGCTCATCTCGCAGGTCCGCGAGGAGCAGCAGCTGAAGAGGGAGGCGGAGCTGCGAAGCTTGCAGGCCCATATCCAGCCGCACTTCCTGTACAATACGCTCGACACGATTCAATGGCTCGCCCGTAAGGACGGTGCGCAAGAAGCGACGGAGATGGTGGAGACGCTGTCCAAGCTGTTTCGTCTCGGCCTTAGCAAAGGACAGGAATTTATCTCGCTTGCGGACGAGATCGAACATATTCGGAGCTATCTCAAAATTCAACAAACCCGCTACAAGGAGAAGTTGAATTACAGGATTGATATGGACGAGAACTGCGGCGACATGCCGGTGCTCAAGCTCATTCTGCAGCCGATCGTCGAGAACGCGATCTACCACGGCATCAAGGAACGAAGAGGGCCGGGGCTGGTCGAGGTTCGCGCGTCCGTAGCCGGCGGCATGCTGAACTTGACCGTCCGGGATGACGGCGCGGGCATGAAGGAAGAGCGTCTGGAAGCGCTGCGCGCGACGCTTGAGGCCGTATCGGCGCCTGCGGTCGCTGCAGGCAGCTCCGAAGCAACGGAGGCCGGTCGGCGCTTGAACGGCTTAAGCGCAAGCTATGGCTTGTGGAACGTGCAGGAACGGATCAGGCTGAGCTTCGGCGAAAGCTATGGCATCACGTTGGAGAGCAAGGAGAAGGCCGGCACGATCGTAACGATCAAACATCCCATTCAATTGCGGAAGGAGGAGACAGCGCATGGCAAGGACTTGGAAAGTAGTCATAGCGGATGA